The following are encoded in a window of Dictyostelium discoideum AX4 chromosome 6 chromosome, whole genome shotgun sequence genomic DNA:
- the commd8 gene encoding COMM domain-containing protein 8, translated as MSSEKSTSIEKLTKYYSLQVVSQERLYNFLPKINILGSDKVCCDFIHSLIDQICGKIISFDRFINDENQRIIYQLIRVYTLFINKVVGKDLKKEFICEDLKTSNVDNIYITAISDCIISRFQDIKKELTEKLSTISSSSLSDFDWKMNAILSSDRINIVQENVLLLNLTIETNINDKKEQVLIELSKKELDHILETFDQINEVSF; from the exons aTGAGTTCAGaaaaatcaacatcaattgaaaaattaaccaAATATTATAGTTTACAAGTTGTTTCACAAGAaagattatataattttttaccaAAGATTAATATTTTAGGATCAGATAAAGTTTGTTGTgatttcattcattcattaatTGATCAAATATGTGGTAAAATCATTTCATTCGATAGATTtataaatgatgaaaatcaaagaatAATATATCAACTTATTAGAGTTTACactttatttataaataaagttgttggtaaagatttaaaaaaagaattt atttgtgAAGATTTAAAAACATCAAATGTagataatatatatattacaGCTATTTCAGATTGTATTATTTCAAGATTccaagatattaaaaaagaattaacagaaaaattatcaaccattagttcatcatcattaagtGATTTCGATTGGAAAATGAATGCAATCCTATCAAGTGATAGAATTAATATTGTACAAgaaaatgttttattattaaatcttaCAATcgaaacaaatataaatgataaaaaagaacaagttttaattgaattatcaaaaaaagaattggatCATATTTTAGAAACTTTTGATCAAATTAATGAagtaagtttttaa